The following are encoded in a window of Actinomycetota bacterium genomic DNA:
- a CDS encoding NADH-quinone oxidoreductase subunit M, translating to MTLEGWGLSAAVFLPLVGALVMLAVPRAAFGAHKALALVFTAIPFLIALAIAIGFDYGDTARMQYEVDASWIPSIGARYHIGIDGISHLLFVLTFFITFLCVIYSYRWLPEPVNPKVFFSLMLVLTTGMAGCFVALDLVLFFIFWELVLVPMYFMIAIWGGPRREYAAIKFFLYTLFGSIFMLVGFIALYLRSEVGGDRTFDILALQQLGASRVWGETFGILVFAGLFLGFAIKVPMWPFHTWLPDAHTEAPTVGSVILAAILLKMGTYGFVRIALPILPDAAVVWAPFIGILAAIAIVYAALACLAQTDMKRLIAFSSVGHMGFVMLGIASLTDRGINGAILGMVVHGLITGMLFFVAGSVHERFHTRDIPRLGGMLILLPWLGGILTYSSIASLGLPGLAGFWGEFLALLGSWFPAPALGELTLLFRILTVLGVIGTLLTAGYFLWLLQRVNLGNVPDEWEGHSFKDVTPLEWLAWAPLLVLILVVGVYPRLLLDVTSDAVGRIAQLFGG from the coding sequence ATGACGCTCGAAGGTTGGGGATTGTCGGCGGCGGTCTTCCTGCCGTTGGTCGGCGCGCTGGTGATGCTCGCCGTCCCGAGGGCGGCTTTCGGCGCGCACAAGGCGCTGGCGCTCGTCTTCACGGCGATCCCGTTCCTCATCGCGCTCGCCATCGCGATCGGCTTCGACTACGGGGACACGGCCCGGATGCAGTACGAGGTGGACGCCTCGTGGATCCCGTCGATCGGCGCTCGGTACCACATCGGCATCGACGGCATCTCACACCTGTTGTTCGTCCTCACCTTCTTCATCACGTTCCTGTGCGTGATCTACAGCTACAGGTGGCTCCCTGAGCCGGTGAACCCGAAGGTCTTCTTCTCCCTCATGCTCGTCCTGACGACGGGGATGGCGGGGTGCTTCGTCGCCCTCGACCTCGTCCTCTTCTTCATCTTCTGGGAGCTCGTGCTCGTCCCGATGTACTTCATGATCGCCATATGGGGCGGCCCGCGACGCGAGTACGCTGCGATCAAGTTCTTTTTGTACACGCTCTTCGGTTCGATCTTCATGCTCGTGGGGTTCATCGCGCTCTACCTGCGGTCGGAGGTGGGCGGGGACCGGACCTTCGACATCCTCGCGCTCCAGCAGCTGGGTGCCTCCCGCGTCTGGGGAGAGACGTTCGGGATCCTGGTCTTCGCGGGCCTGTTCCTCGGCTTCGCGATCAAGGTCCCGATGTGGCCGTTCCACACCTGGCTCCCGGATGCCCACACGGAGGCACCCACGGTCGGGTCGGTGATCCTTGCCGCGATCCTCCTGAAGATGGGGACCTACGGTTTCGTGCGGATCGCGCTGCCGATCCTCCCGGACGCCGCCGTCGTCTGGGCCCCCTTCATCGGGATCCTCGCCGCGATAGCGATCGTGTACGCGGCCCTCGCCTGCCTGGCCCAGACGGACATGAAGCGCCTCATCGCCTTCTCGTCCGTCGGACACATGGGGTTCGTGATGCTCGGGATAGCCTCGCTGACCGACCGGGGGATCAACGGCGCCATCCTCGGGATGGTGGTGCACGGACTCATCACCGGGATGCTCTTCTTCGTGGCGGGTTCGGTGCACGAGCGCTTCCACACCCGGGACATCCCGAGGCTCGGCGGGATGCTGATCCTGCTCCCGTGGCTGGGCGGGATCCTCACCTACTCCTCGATCGCCTCCCTGGGCCTCCCCGGCCTCGCCGGGTTCTGGGGCGAGTTCCTCGCCCTGCTCGGGTCCTGGTTCCCGGCCCCCGCCCTGGGCGAGCTGACCCTGCTCTTCCGGATCCTCACCGTCCTCGGCGTGATCGGGACGCTGCTCACGGCCGGGTACTTCCTGTGGCTGCTGCAGCGGGTCAACCTGGGCAACGTCCCGGACGAGTGGGAGGGCCACTCCTTCAAGGACGTCACCCCTCTCGAGTGGCTGGCCTGGGCGCCCCTGCTCGTCCTCATCCTGGTGGTCGGCGTCTACCCTCGCCTGTTGCTCGACGTCACCAGCGACGCCGTGGGCCGGATCGCCCAGCTGTTCGGAGGCTAG
- the nuoL gene encoding NADH-quinone oxidoreductase subunit L, translated as MGPLLPAAEEASHAVRDMAWLVPILPFTAFAIILAFGRRLPGRGAFVGLLAVGSAFALGLASFVEAIRGHDVVERTVTWFTFGEVDLELGIRVDTLTGMMFVVVCFISLLVQIYSLGYMHGDRRFTWYYAAINLFTGSMLTLVVAPSLVQLLMGWELVGVCSYFLIGHWFEEKENSSAAIKAFITTRTGDLGFVIGVLVLFIGSGTFNIGELQERVVAGDVSQLAITAGALLLFCGAVGKSAQFPLHVWLPDAMAGPTPVSALIHAATMVTAGVYMIARLFQLFSSSEPAMTVVAVIASITMLGAALLAVVQRDIKRVLAYSTVSQLGYMMAALAVGAATAGVFHLWTHAFFKALLFLGAGSVIHAVHSNDMFDMGGLRRFMPTTTWTFLVGSLALAGIFPLAGFWSKDEIVAAAWETHRHFAIPNLQYVVFVVALITAFLTAFYMSRACVLTFFGRYRRAPIGGGAGDDHGAIHGEPHESPPSMAWPLIILAVLSVVVGWLGIPFGDLNRFGEWLHFEGAEHGEFVPWIAVLSTGIALAGIALGWKMYSKAEFGFSVRDPLERLGPLYRLLENRFYIDHLYMTAFVRPVQYGLSRIIYRFDQRFVDRIVAGAGAATVHAGRATRRLDEAGIDGVVNGAARITDRFGGFLRYGQSGNVQRYAAGLFLGLVILGAVLFI; from the coding sequence CTTTCGCGCTGGGGCTCGCGTCGTTCGTCGAGGCCATCCGCGGCCACGACGTGGTCGAGCGGACGGTCACGTGGTTCACCTTCGGAGAGGTCGACCTCGAGCTGGGGATCCGCGTCGACACCCTGACCGGGATGATGTTCGTCGTCGTCTGCTTCATCTCGCTGCTCGTGCAGATCTACTCGCTGGGCTACATGCACGGGGACCGCCGGTTCACCTGGTACTACGCGGCGATCAACCTCTTCACGGGCTCGATGCTCACGCTGGTGGTCGCCCCGAGCCTCGTTCAGCTGCTCATGGGGTGGGAGCTGGTGGGTGTCTGCTCCTACTTCCTGATCGGTCACTGGTTCGAGGAGAAGGAGAACTCGAGCGCCGCCATCAAGGCCTTCATCACGACCCGGACCGGCGACCTCGGCTTCGTTATCGGGGTGCTGGTCCTGTTCATCGGGTCCGGCACGTTCAACATCGGCGAGCTCCAGGAGCGGGTCGTGGCCGGAGACGTGTCCCAGCTGGCGATCACGGCGGGAGCGCTCCTGCTGTTCTGCGGCGCCGTCGGCAAGTCCGCCCAGTTCCCGCTCCACGTCTGGCTCCCGGACGCGATGGCGGGTCCGACCCCAGTCTCGGCGCTGATCCACGCGGCGACCATGGTCACGGCCGGGGTCTACATGATCGCCCGGCTCTTCCAGCTCTTCTCTTCGTCCGAGCCGGCGATGACGGTCGTCGCGGTCATCGCTTCCATCACCATGCTGGGGGCCGCCCTGCTCGCGGTCGTCCAGCGGGACATCAAGCGCGTCCTCGCGTACTCGACCGTGAGCCAGCTCGGCTACATGATGGCCGCCCTCGCGGTCGGCGCAGCCACCGCCGGCGTGTTCCACCTGTGGACCCACGCCTTCTTCAAGGCCCTGCTCTTCCTCGGCGCGGGCAGCGTGATCCACGCCGTCCACTCCAACGACATGTTCGACATGGGCGGGCTGCGCCGGTTCATGCCGACGACGACCTGGACGTTCCTCGTCGGCTCCCTCGCGCTCGCCGGGATCTTCCCGCTGGCCGGGTTCTGGTCGAAGGACGAGATCGTCGCCGCGGCCTGGGAGACCCACCGGCACTTCGCGATCCCGAACCTGCAGTACGTGGTCTTCGTCGTGGCGCTGATCACCGCCTTCCTCACCGCGTTCTACATGTCCCGGGCGTGCGTCCTGACCTTCTTCGGGCGATACCGGCGGGCTCCCATAGGTGGAGGGGCGGGTGACGACCACGGAGCCATCCACGGCGAACCCCACGAGTCACCGCCTTCGATGGCCTGGCCTCTGATAATCCTCGCCGTGCTGAGCGTCGTCGTCGGCTGGCTCGGCATCCCCTTCGGCGACCTGAACCGGTTCGGTGAGTGGCTCCACTTCGAGGGAGCCGAGCACGGGGAGTTCGTGCCGTGGATCGCTGTGCTGTCCACCGGTATCGCCCTGGCCGGGATCGCGCTCGGTTGGAAGATGTACTCGAAGGCCGAGTTCGGGTTCAGCGTGCGGGACCCGCTCGAGCGACTCGGCCCCCTGTACCGCCTGCTCGAGAACCGCTTCTACATCGACCACCTGTACATGACCGCGTTCGTCCGGCCCGTGCAGTACGGCCTGTCCCGGATCATCTACCGGTTCGACCAGCGCTTCGTGGACCGCATCGTCGCCGGGGCGGGAGCCGCCACCGTGCACGCCGGACGCGCGACCCGCCGCCTGGACGAGGCCGGCATCGACGGGGTCGTGAACGGTGCGGCCCGCATCACGGACCGGTTCGGTGGGTTCCTGAGGTACGGACAGTCCGGGAACGTACAGCGCTACGCCGCGGGCCTGTTCCTGGGGCTCGTGATCCTCGGCGCCGTCCTGTTCATCTAG